One genomic segment of Streptomyces niveus includes these proteins:
- a CDS encoding ferritin-like fold-containing protein yields the protein METSDNATAPESTPGSATSELTGIAAQDWAAASADPKYRAAVVDLLGALAYGELAAFERLAEDAKLAPTLDDKAELAKMASAEFHHFERLRDRLGEIDADPTGAMDPFAAALDDFHRQTAPSDWLEGLVKAYVGDSIASDFYREVAARLDSDTRGLVLAVLDDTGHGNFAVEKVRAAIEAEPRVGGRLALWARRLMGEALSQAQRVVADRDALSTMLVGGVADGFDLAEVGRMFSRITEAHTKRMAALGLAA from the coding sequence ATGGAGACGTCTGACAACGCCACTGCACCTGAGTCCACACCCGGATCCGCGACCTCGGAACTCACCGGGATCGCCGCCCAGGACTGGGCGGCCGCCTCCGCCGATCCGAAGTACCGGGCCGCGGTCGTGGATCTGCTGGGAGCACTCGCCTACGGCGAACTGGCGGCTTTCGAGCGGCTCGCCGAGGACGCCAAACTCGCGCCGACGCTGGACGACAAGGCGGAACTCGCGAAGATGGCCTCCGCCGAATTCCACCATTTCGAGAGGCTGCGTGACCGTCTCGGCGAAATCGATGCCGATCCCACGGGCGCCATGGACCCCTTCGCCGCCGCGCTGGACGACTTCCACCGCCAGACCGCGCCGTCGGACTGGCTGGAGGGCCTGGTCAAGGCGTATGTGGGCGACTCGATCGCCAGTGACTTCTACCGTGAGGTGGCCGCACGGCTGGACTCCGACACCCGCGGTCTGGTGCTCGCCGTGCTCGATGACACGGGGCACGGCAATTTCGCGGTCGAGAAGGTCCGGGCGGCGATCGAGGCCGAGCCGAGGGTCGGCGGGCGACTCGCGCTCTGGGCGCGGCGGCTGATGGGCGAGGCGCTGTCGCAGGCGCAGCGTGTGGTGGCCGACCGCGACGCGCTCTCGACGATGCTGGTGGGCGGGGTCGCGGACGGCTTCGACCTGGCCGAGGTCGGCCGGATGTTCTCGCGGATCACGGAGGCGCACACCAAGCGGATGGCGGCGCTGGGGCTGGCGGCCTGA
- the moeZ gene encoding adenylyltransferase/sulfurtransferase MoeZ — protein sequence MSLPPLVEPAAELTVDEVRRYSRHLIIPDVGMDGQKRLKNAKVLVVGAGGLGSPALMYLAAAGVGTLGIVEFDEVDESNLQRQIIHSQADIGRSKAASARDSVLGINPLVKVVLHEERLESENVMEIFSQYDLIVDGTDNFATRYLVNDACVLLGKPYVWGSIYRFDGQASVFWSEHGPCYRCLYPEPPPPGMVPSCAEGGVLGVLCASIGSIQVNEAIKLLAGIGEPLLGRLMIYDALEMQYRQVKVRKDPDCAVCGENPTVTELIDYEAFCGVVSEEAQVAAAGSTITPKQLKEWLDDGENIELIDVREPNEFEIVSIPGAKLIPKNEFLMGNALQDLPQDKKIVLNCKTGVRSAEVLAVLKSAGFADAVHVGGGVVGWVNQIEPEKPIY from the coding sequence GTGTCGCTGCCACCCCTGGTCGAGCCCGCTGCCGAGCTCACCGTCGACGAGGTCCGCAGGTACTCCCGTCATCTGATCATCCCGGACGTCGGGATGGACGGGCAGAAGCGGCTGAAGAACGCGAAGGTGCTCGTCGTGGGCGCCGGCGGGCTCGGCTCGCCCGCGCTGATGTATCTGGCCGCGGCCGGTGTCGGAACGCTCGGCATCGTGGAGTTCGACGAGGTCGACGAGTCGAATCTCCAGCGGCAGATCATCCACAGCCAGGCGGACATCGGCCGCTCGAAGGCCGCTTCCGCGCGTGACTCGGTCCTCGGCATCAACCCTCTGGTGAAGGTCGTCCTTCACGAGGAGCGGCTCGAGTCCGAGAACGTGATGGAGATCTTCTCCCAGTACGACCTGATCGTGGACGGCACGGACAACTTCGCCACCCGCTATCTGGTCAACGACGCGTGTGTGCTGCTGGGCAAGCCGTACGTATGGGGCTCGATCTACCGTTTCGACGGTCAGGCGAGCGTCTTCTGGTCCGAGCACGGTCCCTGCTACCGCTGCCTCTACCCGGAGCCGCCGCCGCCCGGCATGGTCCCGAGCTGCGCCGAGGGCGGCGTTCTCGGCGTCCTGTGCGCGTCGATCGGGTCCATCCAGGTCAACGAGGCGATCAAGCTCCTCGCGGGCATCGGTGAGCCGCTGCTCGGCCGTCTGATGATCTACGACGCGCTGGAGATGCAGTACCGCCAGGTCAAGGTCCGCAAGGACCCCGACTGTGCGGTCTGCGGCGAGAACCCGACCGTCACCGAACTCATCGACTACGAGGCCTTCTGCGGCGTCGTGTCCGAGGAGGCACAGGTGGCGGCGGCCGGTTCGACGATCACTCCGAAGCAGCTCAAGGAGTGGCTCGACGACGGCGAGAACATCGAACTCATCGATGTGCGGGAGCCGAACGAGTTCGAGATCGTCTCCATCCCGGGCGCCAAGCTGATTCCGAAGAACGAGTTCCTGATGGGGAACGCGCTCCAGGATCTGCCGCAGGACAAGAAGATCGTCTTGAACTGCAAGACGGGTGTCCGCAGTGCGGAGGTGCTCGCGGTGCTGAAGTCGGCGGGCTTCGCGGACGCCGTGCACGTCGGCGGCGGGGTCGTCGGCTGGGTCAACCAGATCGAGCCGGAGAAGCCGATCTACTGA
- a CDS encoding DUF3107 domain-containing protein, protein MEVKIGVQHTPREIVLESGQSAEEVESAVGDALAGKAKLLSLTDEKGRKVLVPAERIAYVEIGEPTTRRVGFGTL, encoded by the coding sequence GTGGAGGTCAAGATCGGCGTGCAGCACACGCCCCGCGAGATCGTTCTGGAGAGCGGGCAGTCCGCCGAGGAGGTCGAGAGCGCCGTCGGCGACGCACTCGCCGGCAAGGCGAAGCTGCTCAGCCTCACGGACGAGAAGGGGCGGAAGGTGCTCGTACCGGCCGAACGGATCGCGTACGTGGAGATCGGCGAGCCGACGACACGGCGAGTGGGCTTCGGCACTCTCTAG
- a CDS encoding NAD-dependent epimerase/dehydratase family protein, translating to MRVLLLGANGFLGRFVADRLLADPAVHLTALGRGDDADVRFDLAGGSPGALTRFLDAVHPGVVINCAGATRGGARDLTRHNTVAVATVCEALRRSGCGARLVQLGCSSEYGPSQPGSSTAEDAVPRPGGPYGVSKLAASELVLGAGLDAVVLRVFSPVGPGTPAGSPLGRLAEAMRRAMQSGDGELKLGGLGVQRDFVDVRDVARAVHAASLSAAQGVVNIGTGRAVRLRDAAAVLARVAGYGGALHELDTPTGPPRPAHATLGPPRGEHPAEQLGAGPFPYPDGCGGWQQADVRTARDRLGWRPRINLEESLADIWMEAACRM from the coding sequence ATGAGGGTCCTCCTGCTCGGTGCCAACGGTTTCCTCGGGCGCTTCGTCGCCGACCGGCTGCTCGCCGATCCCGCCGTCCATCTGACCGCCCTCGGCCGCGGCGACGACGCCGACGTACGGTTCGACCTCGCCGGAGGCAGTCCCGGAGCCCTCACCCGCTTCCTGGACGCCGTCCACCCCGGAGTCGTCATCAACTGCGCCGGCGCCACCCGCGGCGGCGCCCGCGATCTGACCCGGCACAACACCGTAGCCGTCGCCACCGTCTGCGAGGCGCTGCGCCGCAGCGGCTGTGGCGCCCGGCTGGTCCAGCTCGGCTGCTCCTCCGAGTACGGGCCGTCCCAGCCCGGCTCGTCCACCGCCGAGGACGCGGTGCCGCGGCCCGGCGGCCCGTACGGCGTGAGCAAGCTGGCCGCCAGCGAGCTGGTGCTCGGCGCCGGGCTCGACGCCGTCGTCCTGCGGGTCTTCTCGCCCGTCGGCCCCGGCACGCCCGCGGGCTCCCCGCTCGGCAGGCTCGCCGAGGCCATGCGCCGCGCCATGCAGTCCGGCGACGGCGAGCTGAAGCTCGGCGGACTCGGCGTACAGCGCGACTTCGTCGACGTACGGGACGTGGCCCGCGCCGTGCACGCCGCCTCGCTCTCGGCGGCGCAGGGCGTCGTCAACATCGGGACGGGGCGCGCCGTCCGGCTCAGGGACGCCGCCGCCGTCCTCGCCAGGGTCGCCGGATACGGCGGCGCCCTGCACGAACTGGACACGCCCACCGGCCCCCCGCGCCCCGCGCACGCCACCCTCGGCCCGCCGCGTGGAGAGCACCCGGCGGAGCAGCTGGGCGCCGGCCCGTTCCCGTACCCCGACGGCTGCGGCGGCTGGCAGCAGGCCGATGTGCGCACCGCGCGCGACCGGCTCGGCTGGCGCCCCCGTATCAACCTGGAGGAGTCGCTCGCCGACATCTGGATGGAGGCGGCATGTCGCATGTGA
- a CDS encoding DUF3152 domain-containing protein: protein MPAAPSPGVRDHAAPPAYGTPAQGVPQVRGGHPEHREPGGGWGRQRYGDWQGGGSPAPRHPQQPQGRQTRSAPAGQRQVPGPRREFIDAFDAPPSPYGSGAGGTDVDPARWRPDPYAPVTDWDDENSRPRVGSADGSGRGSDRDDERETAPDADGERPAKGALGRTFTGIAAAAVTTVLVFVVAGQVTDRGEQRAGAQPSGDLARDGEGAASRSDGRPTPTEPAAEAPAPPLTYSQLMTRQFPLAADLTGSGEFEAVPGLAKAPGEGRKIRYRIDVEKGLGLDRNLFADAVQKTLNDNRSWAHDGAMTFERIAGGSPDFVITLASPGTTAEWCAKSGLDTSVDNVSCDSAATDRVMINAFRWAQGAKTYGSKAMLAYRQMLINHEIGHRLGHDHVSCRTPGSLAPVMQQQTKTLDLDGVKCKPNPWVFPGS, encoded by the coding sequence GTGCCCGCCGCGCCGTCCCCCGGCGTGCGGGACCATGCCGCACCACCCGCGTACGGCACCCCCGCGCAGGGCGTGCCGCAGGTACGTGGCGGGCATCCGGAGCACCGCGAGCCGGGCGGCGGCTGGGGTCGGCAGCGCTACGGGGACTGGCAGGGCGGCGGATCACCGGCGCCCCGGCACCCACAACAGCCGCAGGGCCGGCAGACGCGCTCGGCGCCGGCCGGACAGCGCCAAGTGCCCGGACCGCGCCGTGAGTTCATCGACGCCTTCGACGCGCCGCCCTCTCCGTACGGATCCGGCGCCGGTGGTACGGACGTCGACCCGGCGCGGTGGCGGCCCGATCCGTACGCTCCCGTCACCGACTGGGACGACGAGAACAGCCGGCCCCGCGTGGGCTCCGCCGACGGCTCGGGCCGCGGCTCCGACCGGGACGACGAGCGCGAGACCGCCCCGGACGCCGACGGGGAGCGGCCCGCCAAGGGCGCCCTGGGCCGCACCTTCACCGGGATCGCCGCGGCGGCCGTGACCACGGTGCTCGTCTTCGTGGTGGCCGGTCAGGTCACCGACCGCGGCGAACAGCGGGCCGGCGCGCAGCCGTCCGGCGATCTCGCCCGCGACGGCGAGGGCGCCGCCTCGCGCTCCGACGGCAGGCCGACCCCGACGGAGCCCGCCGCCGAGGCCCCGGCGCCGCCGCTCACCTACAGTCAGTTGATGACCCGGCAGTTCCCGCTGGCCGCCGATCTGACGGGCTCGGGCGAGTTCGAGGCGGTGCCGGGACTGGCGAAGGCGCCCGGCGAGGGCCGCAAGATCCGCTATCGGATCGATGTCGAGAAGGGCCTCGGCCTCGACCGGAACCTGTTCGCCGACGCTGTGCAGAAGACCCTGAACGACAACCGGAGCTGGGCCCACGACGGGGCCATGACCTTCGAGCGGATCGCCGGTGGCTCGCCCGACTTCGTGATAACCCTGGCCAGTCCGGGGACCACGGCCGAGTGGTGCGCGAAGTCCGGGCTGGACACCAGCGTCGACAACGTGTCCTGCGACTCCGCCGCGACCGATCGCGTCATGATCAACGCGTTCCGCTGGGCGCAGGGGGCCAAGACGTACGGCTCCAAGGCGATGCTCGCCTACCGGCAGATGCTGATCAACCACGAGATCGGGCACCGGCTCGGGCACGACCACGTGAGCTGCCGGACGCCGGGCTCGCTCGCCCCCGTGATGCAGCAGCAGACCAAGACGCTCGATCTCGACGGTGTGAAGTGCAAGCCCAACCCCTGGGTGTTCCCCGGCAGTTGA
- a CDS encoding alpha/beta fold hydrolase, translating into MSSTELPETLAAAVPRVSAVRVAEGERLRTVALPGLTLNVRSRPPTRTGLPRALYVHGLGGSSQNWSALMPLLADVVDGEAVDLPGFGDSPPPEDRNYSVTAHARAVIRLLDASGLGPVHLLGNSLGGAVTTRIAAARPDLVRTLTLVSPALPEIRVQRNALPTALLALPGVAALFGRMTREWTAEQRTRGVMALCYGDPGRVSEEGMRHAVEEMERRQGLPYFWEAMARSARGIVDAYTLGGQQGLWRQAERVLAPTLLVYGGRDQLVSYRMARKASFAFRDSRLLTLPDAGHVAMMEYPEAVAEAARGLILESEGATGGTVGETNDRAGRSYGRGGAVVGDDGGTGNDSDNDSGGS; encoded by the coding sequence ATGTCTTCGACCGAGCTGCCGGAAACCCTCGCCGCCGCCGTCCCGCGCGTGAGTGCCGTCCGGGTCGCCGAAGGTGAGCGACTGCGTACGGTGGCCCTGCCGGGGCTGACCCTGAACGTGCGCTCACGGCCCCCGACACGCACCGGACTGCCGCGCGCCCTGTACGTGCACGGCCTCGGCGGCTCCTCGCAGAACTGGTCCGCCCTGATGCCGCTGCTGGCCGACGTGGTCGACGGCGAGGCGGTCGACCTGCCCGGCTTCGGGGACTCCCCGCCGCCGGAGGACCGCAACTACTCGGTCACCGCCCACGCGCGGGCCGTGATCCGGCTCCTCGACGCGAGCGGCCTCGGCCCGGTGCACCTCCTAGGCAACTCCCTGGGCGGCGCCGTCACGACCCGGATCGCCGCCGCCCGCCCCGACCTGGTGCGCACCCTCACCCTCGTCTCGCCCGCGCTCCCCGAGATCCGTGTGCAGCGCAACGCCCTGCCGACCGCGCTGCTGGCCCTGCCCGGGGTCGCAGCGCTGTTCGGACGGATGACCCGCGAGTGGACGGCCGAGCAGCGCACGCGCGGGGTGATGGCCCTCTGTTACGGAGACCCCGGCCGGGTCTCGGAGGAAGGGATGCGGCACGCCGTGGAGGAGATGGAGCGGCGGCAGGGTCTTCCGTACTTCTGGGAGGCGATGGCCCGCTCCGCGCGGGGCATCGTCGACGCGTACACCCTCGGCGGTCAGCAGGGACTGTGGCGGCAGGCCGAGCGGGTCCTCGCGCCGACGCTGCTCGTCTACGGGGGGCGGGATCAGCTCGTTTCGTACCGAATGGCACGAAAGGCGTCCTTCGCCTTCCGGGATTCGCGGCTCCTGACGCTCCCGGACGCCGGACATGTTGCCATGATGGAGTACCCCGAGGCGGTCGCCGAGGCCGCGCGCGGTCTCATCCTGGAATCCGAAGGGGCGACGGGTGGGACGGTGGGTGAGACGAACGACCGTGCCGGCCGTAGTTACGGTAGAGGCGGCGCGGTCGTGGGCGACGACGGCGGTACCGGCAACGACAGCGACAACGACAGTGGCGGGAGCTGA
- a CDS encoding TetR/AcrR family transcriptional regulator translates to MTAIEQTEAARPRGTRLPRRARRNQLLGAAQEVFVAQGYHAAAMDDIAERAGVSKPVLYQHFPGKLDLYLALLDQHCEALLHAVRTALASTTDNKLRVAATMDAYFAYVEDEGGAFRLVFESDLTNEPAVRERVDRVALQCAEAISDVIASDTGLSKEESMMLAVGLGGVSQVVARYWLSSESVIPRDKAVELLTSLAWRGIAGFPLHGSEQQPGA, encoded by the coding sequence GTGACAGCCATAGAGCAGACCGAGGCGGCGCGCCCGCGAGGCACGCGCCTGCCACGCCGCGCTCGACGCAATCAGCTTCTGGGCGCGGCTCAGGAAGTCTTCGTCGCACAGGGGTACCACGCCGCGGCGATGGACGACATCGCGGAACGGGCCGGGGTCAGCAAGCCCGTCCTCTACCAGCACTTCCCCGGGAAGCTGGATCTCTACCTGGCGCTGCTCGACCAGCACTGCGAGGCCCTGCTGCACGCGGTGCGCACGGCCCTGGCGTCGACGACCGACAACAAGCTCCGGGTCGCGGCGACGATGGACGCGTACTTCGCCTACGTCGAGGACGAGGGCGGTGCGTTCCGGCTGGTCTTCGAGTCCGACCTGACGAACGAGCCCGCCGTGCGCGAGCGCGTCGACCGGGTCGCGCTCCAGTGCGCGGAGGCGATCTCCGACGTGATCGCCTCGGACACGGGCCTCTCCAAGGAGGAGTCCATGATGCTGGCCGTCGGGCTCGGCGGTGTCTCCCAGGTGGTGGCCCGCTACTGGCTCTCCAGCGAGTCGGTCATCCCGCGCGACAAGGCCGTGGAACTTCTCACCTCGCTGGCATGGCGCGGCATCGCCGGATTCCCGCTGCACGGCAGCGAGCAGCAGCCGGGCGCCTGA
- a CDS encoding alpha/beta hydrolase has translation MPMPSFSASTPTAGRRRPALTAVTAVAVATLLAAAGCSGSDSGSDSGDQGGQNSRNDQDGQNRAGKSAAPKDLTSQKLDWKACPTPSAAEGGGTAPSPLPGGTKWECATMTAPLDYAKPKGATIPLALIRAKTSDPGKRIGSLVFNFGGPGGSGVTGLPSFGKDYEKLRTRYDLVSFDPRGVGRSEPVECKDDKQLDAYYARDMTPDDSAEEKSYVDGLKWYAGGCEQKSGKELPFVGTVNAARDMELMRQVLGDDKLNYFGISYGTELGGVYAHLYPKSVGRTVFDAVVDPTESSEQGSLGQAKGFQLALTNFAKDCVSRGDACTLPGSTPQEIQNFVVGLLDRLDKKPINGFGGRQLTETQATNGIAQALYSKEYWPLLEQGLDEADGGSGALLLVLSDAMNGRNEKGRYSNIQAANAAVNCVDSKQRYTLAQTKAKLAEFRKVSPVFGDFLGWGLLGCSEWPVPGEWDKPDVSAPGAAPILVIGNTGDPATPYEGARAMVKALGKGVGVELTYEGQGHGAYNSGSTCVQNAVNGYLLDGKVPKNGTVCK, from the coding sequence ATGCCGATGCCCTCCTTCTCCGCCTCCACCCCTACCGCCGGGCGTCGCCGCCCGGCGCTGACCGCCGTCACCGCCGTCGCTGTCGCCACGCTGCTGGCCGCCGCCGGATGCTCGGGCTCCGACTCGGGCTCCGACAGCGGCGACCAGGGCGGGCAGAACAGCCGGAACGACCAGGACGGCCAGAACAGGGCCGGCAAGAGCGCCGCACCCAAGGACCTGACGTCCCAGAAACTGGACTGGAAGGCGTGTCCCACCCCGTCGGCGGCCGAGGGCGGCGGCACGGCCCCCTCCCCGCTGCCCGGCGGCACCAAGTGGGAGTGCGCCACCATGACCGCCCCGCTCGACTACGCGAAGCCCAAGGGCGCCACGATCCCGCTGGCCCTGATCCGGGCGAAGACCAGCGACCCGGGCAAGCGCATCGGCTCGCTCGTCTTCAACTTCGGCGGGCCCGGCGGCTCCGGAGTGACCGGGCTGCCCTCCTTCGGCAAGGACTACGAGAAGCTGCGCACCCGCTACGACCTGGTCAGTTTCGACCCGCGCGGTGTCGGCCGCAGCGAGCCCGTGGAGTGCAAGGACGACAAGCAGCTCGACGCGTACTACGCCCGGGACATGACGCCGGACGACAGCGCCGAGGAGAAGTCGTACGTGGACGGCCTCAAGTGGTACGCCGGCGGCTGCGAGCAGAAGTCCGGCAAGGAGCTCCCGTTCGTCGGCACCGTCAACGCCGCACGCGACATGGAGCTGATGCGCCAGGTCCTCGGCGACGACAAGCTGAACTACTTCGGCATCTCGTACGGCACCGAACTGGGCGGCGTCTACGCCCACTTGTATCCGAAGTCGGTGGGCCGCACCGTCTTCGACGCCGTCGTGGACCCGACCGAGAGCTCCGAACAGGGCTCGCTCGGCCAGGCCAAGGGCTTCCAGCTCGCCCTCACCAACTTCGCGAAGGACTGCGTGAGCCGCGGCGACGCGTGCACGCTGCCGGGCAGCACCCCGCAGGAGATCCAGAACTTCGTCGTCGGGCTGCTCGACCGGCTCGACAAGAAGCCGATCAACGGCTTCGGCGGCCGGCAGCTCACCGAGACGCAGGCCACCAACGGCATTGCCCAGGCGCTCTATTCGAAGGAGTACTGGCCGCTGCTCGAACAGGGGCTGGACGAGGCCGACGGCGGCAGCGGCGCGCTTCTGCTCGTCCTGTCGGACGCGATGAACGGGCGCAACGAGAAGGGCCGGTACAGCAACATCCAGGCGGCCAACGCGGCCGTCAACTGCGTGGACTCCAAGCAGCGCTACACACTCGCGCAGACGAAGGCGAAGCTCGCCGAATTCCGCAAGGTGTCGCCCGTCTTCGGCGACTTCCTCGGCTGGGGCCTGCTGGGCTGCTCCGAGTGGCCGGTGCCGGGCGAGTGGGACAAGCCCGACGTCAGCGCGCCGGGCGCGGCCCCGATCCTGGTCATCGGCAACACCGGCGACCCGGCGACGCCGTACGAGGGCGCGCGGGCGATGGTGAAGGCACTCGGCAAGGGCGTCGGCGTCGAGCTGACGTACGAGGGCCAGGGGCACGGCGCGTACAACAGCGGCAGTACGTGCGTGCAGAACGCCGTCAACGGCTATCTGCTGGACGGCAAGGTGCCGAAGAACGGAACGGTCTGCAAGTGA
- a CDS encoding spherulation-specific family 4 protein: MSHVTTVGGSLSATGAAGLGFGIPGYAHPLLAPVEWAELTRPGTPLHWAVLNVADGPGTMPDPHCLEAAGRLRNAGVRVLGHLDLAYGARSFGEIVSDAHDFHDWYRVDGFYLDRCPAEASYLPDVRLTAATLDTVAHRGHLVLGHGTHPHPGYAEIADQLVTFRGPWTDYRWSQAAEWTADHPPERFAHLVHGVPRSHLDEAMRIARWQGAGTIFFTDRSDHDDRTGQNSPFAALPGYWDEIVSQIGPGVSE, encoded by the coding sequence ATGTCGCATGTGACGACCGTCGGGGGCAGCCTGTCGGCCACCGGGGCCGCCGGGCTGGGCTTCGGCATCCCCGGTTACGCGCATCCGCTGCTCGCCCCGGTCGAGTGGGCCGAACTGACGCGCCCCGGCACGCCGTTGCACTGGGCCGTGCTCAACGTCGCGGACGGGCCCGGCACCATGCCCGACCCGCACTGCCTGGAAGCCGCCGGCCGGCTCAGGAACGCGGGCGTGCGCGTGCTCGGGCATCTCGATCTCGCGTACGGCGCCCGGAGCTTCGGCGAGATCGTCTCCGACGCGCACGACTTCCACGACTGGTACCGCGTCGACGGCTTCTACCTCGACCGGTGTCCGGCGGAGGCCTCGTACCTCCCCGACGTCAGGCTCACGGCGGCGACGCTCGACACGGTCGCCCATCGCGGGCATCTGGTCCTCGGCCACGGCACGCATCCGCACCCCGGATACGCCGAGATCGCCGACCAGTTGGTCACCTTCCGCGGGCCGTGGACCGACTACCGCTGGTCACAGGCGGCCGAGTGGACGGCGGACCATCCACCCGAGCGCTTCGCGCATCTCGTGCACGGGGTGCCGCGCAGCCATCTGGACGAGGCGATGAGGATCGCGCGCTGGCAGGGGGCGGGCACCATCTTCTTCACCGACCGGAGCGATCACGACGACCGGACGGGACAGAACAGCCCATTCGCGGCCCTGCCCGGCTACTGGGACGAAATCGTCTCGCAGATCGGACCAGGTGTCTCGGAATGA
- a CDS encoding DUF3492 domain-containing protein, producing the protein MRIGLLTDGGYPYATGESRLWCDRLVRGLAQHEFDIYALSRSAHQEGTGWIQLPPSVQRVRTAALWSAQGDGRAYGRRERRRFVGHFGDLITAVCAPDGGAAESAGDGDAHRASAFAEGLYGLAELAHEHGGLATALRSEAAARILEAACHAPGARRSVRGATVPDYLVFADQLERALRPLSVDWYDDDGLGGVDLCHATTGGSAALPGLVAKRFFGVPLLVTEYGVQLRAHYLAAGPGGDAPLRAPVRALLAAFQGRLAAEVYHQAAVITPGNTHARRWQERCGADRAKLRTVYPGMETERFAALGERDGSGGAGAGGDGGDPNTLVWVGRFEPAKDLISLLHAFADIRKEEPDARLRIIGAVAQGAEVTAYLAHCRALAAQLFHDEAADAHAVGDNCVSFEEVGGPGAPELVDAYAAGAVIVLSSIVEGFPVSLVEAMFCGRATVSTDVGAVVEVIGGTGLVVPPRNPRALADACLALLRDPERRERLGAAARARALELFTVEQNLAAFRGIYLELISHAPVRRPAETVDAHGEPLPFANPAEAYVPGHWTAGQARTVPMPAPVPMVPPVSMPLRPPAAGPTPLSASTRTSRPTESVGVGAGQALGESDV; encoded by the coding sequence GTGCGGATCGGACTGCTTACGGACGGTGGCTACCCGTATGCGACGGGTGAGTCCAGGCTGTGGTGCGACCGGCTCGTGCGCGGGCTCGCGCAGCACGAGTTCGACATCTACGCGCTCAGCCGCAGTGCCCACCAGGAGGGCACCGGCTGGATCCAGCTGCCACCCTCCGTACAGCGGGTGCGCACGGCCGCGCTCTGGTCCGCGCAGGGTGACGGGAGGGCGTACGGCCGGCGTGAACGACGGCGCTTCGTGGGGCACTTCGGGGATCTGATCACCGCCGTCTGCGCCCCGGACGGGGGAGCCGCGGAGAGCGCGGGCGACGGCGACGCGCACCGCGCGAGCGCCTTCGCCGAGGGGCTGTACGGGCTCGCCGAACTGGCGCACGAACACGGCGGGCTCGCCACGGCCCTGCGTTCGGAGGCCGCCGCACGCATCCTGGAGGCGGCCTGCCACGCCCCCGGCGCACGCCGGAGTGTGCGCGGCGCCACGGTCCCCGACTACCTGGTCTTCGCGGACCAGTTGGAACGCGCCCTGCGCCCCCTCTCCGTCGACTGGTACGACGACGACGGGCTCGGCGGCGTCGACCTCTGCCACGCGACGACCGGCGGCTCCGCCGCCCTGCCGGGGCTTGTGGCCAAACGCTTCTTCGGTGTGCCGCTCCTGGTCACCGAGTACGGCGTCCAGCTCCGCGCCCACTACCTGGCCGCCGGACCCGGCGGCGACGCGCCCCTGCGCGCGCCGGTACGCGCCCTCCTCGCGGCCTTCCAGGGCCGGCTCGCCGCCGAGGTCTACCACCAGGCCGCCGTCATCACCCCCGGCAACACCCACGCCAGACGCTGGCAGGAGCGCTGCGGAGCCGACCGCGCCAAACTGCGCACCGTCTACCCCGGTATGGAGACGGAGCGCTTCGCGGCGCTCGGCGAACGCGACGGGAGCGGCGGGGCCGGCGCGGGCGGTGACGGCGGCGATCCGAACACGCTGGTCTGGGTCGGCCGGTTCGAGCCCGCCAAGGACCTCATCTCCCTGCTGCACGCCTTCGCCGACATCCGTAAGGAGGAGCCCGACGCGCGGCTGAGGATCATCGGCGCCGTGGCGCAGGGCGCGGAGGTGACGGCGTATCTCGCCCACTGCCGGGCCCTGGCCGCCCAGTTGTTCCACGACGAGGCCGCCGACGCGCACGCCGTGGGCGACAACTGCGTCTCCTTCGAGGAGGTCGGCGGGCCCGGCGCGCCGGAACTCGTGGACGCGTACGCGGCGGGCGCGGTGATCGTCCTGTCCAGCATCGTCGAGGGCTTCCCGGTCAGCCTGGTCGAAGCGATGTTCTGCGGGCGCGCGACGGTCTCCACCGATGTCGGCGCGGTCGTCGAAGTCATCGGAGGCACGGGGCTCGTGGTGCCCCCGCGCAATCCGCGGGCGCTCGCCGACGCCTGTCTCGCGCTGTTGCGCGACCCGGAGCGGCGCGAACGGCTGGGCGCCGCAGCGCGGGCCCGCGCGCTCGAACTCTTCACCGTCGAGCAGAATCTGGCGGCGTTCCGGGGCATTTATCTGGAGCTGATCTCGCACGCCCCGGTCCGGCGCCCGGCCGAGACCGTGGACGCGCACGGCGAGCCGCTGCCGTTCGCCAACCCGGCGGAGGCGTACGTACCCGGCCACTGGACCGCCGGGCAGGCCAGGACCGTACCGATGCCGGCGCCCGTACCGATGGTGCCTCCCGTGTCGATGCCGCTGCGCCCGCCCGCGGCCGGGCCGACGCCCCTCTCCGCCTCGACACGGACGTCCCGCCCTACGGAGTCGGTCGGCGTGGGCGCCGGACAGGCCCTGGGGGAGAGCGATGTCTGA